Genomic window (Phragmites australis chromosome 5, lpPhrAust1.1, whole genome shotgun sequence):
CTGTCGAATCCTGGGCCGAGCAGCTTCAGCGGGCTCAAGCCGAGGCCCCGCCCACGAGGGGCATCCTTGCCGGCGCAGCCGACGGCATCAGCCTCGAGGACCGATTGCGGATCGCCAatgacgagctcgagaccgctaTCGCCGAGCggaccaacgtgaagctgatgatgcaagACATCCTCCACCCGGCACGGAAATCCGTGAAGGCGATCGGGCTTGGGCACGTGCACGTGGGCGAGCAGGGGCTGGAAAAGGAGACGCAAAATAAACAGTAGCAGCGAGTATACGTACCAAATCGATCGTACCTTTTAATCCTTACGAGCGAGACAATCTGATTCCCTAGTTATTTTTAGCGGAGCTTCGTACTGATAACGCTTTGAGAAACCATTGCTACTGAGTGTAGTCCAATAATTCCTAgagagaacaattgcaaaaaGAGACACAAGAATAGGGAAAAGACcatctattctttattcatccaTGTGTTATAAAAAGGGGTTCTACCCCATATATAGTGCTAAAATCTTTAAGATATAGAATCAaacatttcaaaaaatcaaaatagatcCACATTCAattgtaaaactatagattcaCTAACAGAATGGACAACAATGGAATCTTGGTGCTCGAGAACAGAACAACTTGTTCGTAATCCAATTTCAATCTGGCCATTACGCCCTTGTAAGGGGAGACCCAAATCAGTGTCCAACCAACCGAGCCCGTTATAAACTTTACGGGCCGGAATAGGTTTTCTCTATGGGCCTACATCAAATTTGGCACCGAAATTTTCTAAGTTGGAACTCACTTTACgattttattgatttttatatttttaaaataaaaattataaatatatatgtttattttgaaaaattgcagtCTAGTCTACCGTTGCCCTTCCCCTTCCAACGGATGatggatttaaaaataaaaaaattacattcttcttaaaattcaaaacactattaaaatagtcatgaaaaattctttgatttctcattTCTAGGATCCTAAaaattatcttttttgtttctcattgcataagtaattgtttgagttgagaatttttagagctCGATGATAGCATTTTCTACactacataattttttatgtctATTTCAATAGTGTTTTTAATTTTGAAGGATTGAAagacaatatttttttactcttaaaataaaaaacggacacatatatttgtaattttttatttaaaaaaataaaaaatgggcCTTAGACCCATCAGAAGCCCATTACTCTGCCCTCTTGCACAGCCATGTTTCGACAGATGAGAGGTCCAGCCCAACGAGCCCATGCTATCTCGCCTCTTGCCGCCACTATATATTCCGAGCCGTCCACCACTTCGACGCTTCACGCAGCTAGGGTtttcgcgccgccgccgtcgccgccgcaaCGATGGTACCCGCCGCGCCCTCGCCCTCGCTTCCATGGAGTTTGGTCTGTGCGGCTAGGGTTTGTATGTTTTTCTGACGTGGTTGCTTTCTGATTCTTTGGCTACGCAGCCGTCGCACAAGACCTTCCGGATCAAGAAGAAGCTGGCGAAGAAGATGCGCCAGAACCGCCCCATCCCCTACTGGATCCGCATGCGCACCGACAACACCATCAGGTGACGGCCGCGTCCATGCCCCCCGCTCGTCTGATTAGGCGTTTGTGTGTTGTCACTAACCCCGCTCCTGCTGTGGTTTGTGCTGTTTCAGGTACAACGCGAAGCGCAGGCACTGGCGCCGCACCAAGCTCGGGTTCTGAGCGTGGGGAGGGACCGCCTGCTGTGTCGGGAAACTATGGTTTAAGAACTACCTGTCTTTCGTTTTATGGATGTTTCAGTGTTTCTGCAAGCTAGGAAGTGATTCCAGGATGCTTTTATTAAGATTTTGGTGATATTAAGAGAGTTCGTAGTACTCTTGTGTACTCAGGATACCATGCTGCATTGCTATGCTAAGTAAAGAACACTTGTTACTTTATATATGTAGTGTTGCAGTTATTTCTGAGGCTTAAATTTCATTCATTTGGTCAATTCTGTTGCATGGATGAAGGTGTGGCTGCTTTCTGTGACTATGTTGCGGAGTATTGTTTCCCACTTTCCCCATTGTTGGGTTTAATAGAATACGAGCAGTTAACGTGCCCTTTCATAGAATAAACGTATTGTCTTGATGCCTTTTGTGTTAACTGTGCTGGCGCTGAAATTAGTGATTGTGGCTACATTTTGTAGCAGAACTCTGGTATCTCGAGCGTTGCAATTTCATTGTTGCTGCAATGCTTTGTTCTCGAATTAGCACAGGTAGTTCATTTCTGGTTATGTATGTCAGTTTTCATTTGCTTCTTTGTTGAGGATGGCTTGGATCGTAGTGACTACTGTTGTTTAGACTAGCATGTGTGTGGTCGGTCTGTTGGCATAGTTGCTGTGAACTTTTTTTTAACCTTGTTATAGATGATTAAAAATTGTATGTGCACCATTACACCATTAGTCAATGTCTTTTCTTGTtaataactatttttttattcgaTTCCCATGTCCCAATCACACTAGATTCATCCAATTTCAGTAAGTATAAACTTACTAGTTACTGAGTATGAAATAGATGACTATGAGTACTGTGGTGTGGTCATACTTCTCTCAAGAAGCTATCATCCATTGTTTGGCGTGCTGTTATTATTTTGTGAATGAGCTGTTATTATCAAGAAAACCTGCTCGATAGATCTGGATCGACAGTGAATGAGCTGTTATTATCTTGTAGCTTAAATATTGAATTGTTACAAATACGTTGAGCTCTTTAGAGTAAACCTTATATTTTGAACCACCACTCATGAATCTGTTTTATGTTGTACTAGTAACCAGATTATCACTGTCACTAATCTGATTGTCTTGAATGATTTTGCTTGGTCTAAAGGAGTTTTGAAATAAATGATGTGTGATGCCAGGCTCGATTGAAACTTTGATGCACTGTTTTTACTTCATGTTCACTGTTGATTCTGCTATGTTTTCCGAGTCATTGGCATCGTTGTTGGCTCACTTTTTGATGTTCgagggggggtggggggggagTGCTCTCCCCTTTTGCCTGGCATGGTCCTGAAGTTGATCAGTTTGCTCAATCCGGCGCATAGTTGAGTAGGGCACATAAATTTGTATGGCCAGCTTGAACGTTTCTGATGGAATAGTGCTTCTGCACAATTGTTTTCTAAGCACCGGTTTGGGTATGGA
Coding sequences:
- the LOC133919998 gene encoding large ribosomal subunit protein eL39, yielding MPSHKTFRIKKKLAKKMRQNRPIPYWIRMRTDNTIRYNAKRRHWRRTKLGF